A region from the Sphingomonas flavescens genome encodes:
- a CDS encoding SDR family oxidoreductase, whose translation MQQIALVAGGAGFIGANLCDRLLRDGARVICIDNFQTGRAENLRAFEGERAFEFIERDVIDELPEHLSDAGLTHIYNLACAASPPHYQADPEHTMLTNVLGTRNLLRLAEQTGARFLLSSTSEVYGDPEVHPQTEDYRGAVSCTGPRACYDEGKRAAETLAFDFFRARRADVRVARLFNTYGPKMRCDDGRVISNVICQALAGDDITIYGDGSQSRSFCFIDDMIDALTGLMHSEQAAGIPVNLGNPDEWTVNRLADLIVAMTGSPSRIIHHPLPVDDPKRRRPDITRAQALLGWQPVTDLRRGLGETIKWFEEEHNRVALPLYAGAAIAVAAE comes from the coding sequence GTGCAGCAGATTGCCCTCGTGGCCGGCGGCGCAGGATTCATTGGCGCCAATCTGTGCGACCGTCTGCTGCGTGACGGCGCGCGCGTCATTTGCATCGACAATTTCCAGACTGGACGGGCAGAGAACCTGCGGGCGTTCGAGGGCGAGCGAGCGTTCGAATTCATCGAACGGGATGTGATCGATGAGCTGCCCGAACATCTGTCTGACGCGGGCCTGACGCACATCTACAACCTCGCATGCGCGGCGTCGCCGCCCCACTATCAGGCCGATCCCGAACACACGATGCTGACCAACGTGCTCGGGACACGCAACCTCTTGCGGCTTGCAGAGCAGACCGGTGCCCGGTTTCTGCTGAGCTCGACCAGCGAAGTGTACGGCGACCCGGAGGTCCACCCGCAAACGGAGGATTACCGCGGCGCCGTCAGCTGCACGGGACCGCGCGCATGTTACGACGAGGGCAAGCGCGCTGCTGAAACGCTTGCCTTCGACTTCTTTCGGGCTCGCCGCGCGGACGTGCGTGTCGCGCGTTTGTTCAATACCTACGGGCCCAAGATGCGCTGCGATGATGGGCGGGTAATCTCCAACGTCATCTGCCAGGCGCTCGCCGGCGATGACATCACGATCTACGGCGACGGTTCGCAAAGCCGAAGCTTTTGCTTCATCGACGATATGATCGACGCGCTGACCGGCCTGATGCACAGCGAACAAGCGGCCGGGATCCCGGTCAACCTCGGCAATCCTGACGAATGGACCGTCAATCGGCTGGCTGACCTGATCGTTGCGATGACGGGAAGCCCATCACGGATCATCCACCATCCGCTACCCGTGGACGACCCGAAGCGCCGCCGGCCCGACATCACTCGCGCACAGGCATTGCTGGGATGGCAGCCGGTCACCGATCTCAGGCGCGGATTGGGCGAGACGATCAAGTGGTTCGAAGAAGAGCATAACCGCGTGGCTCTGCCACTCTACGCGGGTGCCGCGATCGCAGTCGCGGCCGAATAG